In Uranotaenia lowii strain MFRU-FL chromosome 2, ASM2978415v1, whole genome shotgun sequence, one genomic interval encodes:
- the LOC129748261 gene encoding testis-specific serine/threonine-protein kinase 3-like, producing MEAASKIDNVQQQLDTVLQEKASVEPAQPKRNETVLENNGYQVQGTIGTGAFSSVKKAFSKTLNQNVAIKIISKQKATKDVLNKFIPREIQLVRGLKHVNLIRFYECIETTMRFYIIMQFAENGSLLQLIRREKYISEERAKFFFRQLINAVEYIHGMGVVHRDIKCENIVFDGNFTLKLIDFGFARGNMHPVFAGGKIKPVLSKTFCGSYAYASPEILKSIPYQPQLSDIWATGVVLYTMGVGRLPFSNETNVKLLIKQIMAGPKFPKDRPVSDEYKEIITKILRPACTRISIEEMRRLRWLAEPDSGYDDSGNEKRFEKRLKLDQPSDCSNASSAMAVQSSCSPPQVVGAEKPHGSQLQCTPPLGVQTRKRGSPTN from the exons ATGGAAGCGGCGTCCAAAATCGACAACGTCCAGCAACAGTTGGATACGGTGCTACAGGAAAAGGCCTCGGTAGAGCCAGCTCAGCCGAAGCGCAACGAGACGGTGCTGGAAAACAATGGTTATCAGGTGCAGGGCACGATAGGGACCGGTGCCTTCTCGAGTGTCAAG AAAGCTTTCTCAAAAACGTTGAACCAGAATGTAGCcattaaaataatttccaaacaaaaagcCACAAAAGATGTGCTGAACAAATTCATCCCGAGGGAGATCCAGCTGGTGCGTGGCCTAAAACACGTGAATTTGATACGCTTCTACGAGTGTATCGAAACTACCATGCG ATTCTACATTATAATGCAATTCGCTGAAAACGGCTCACTGCTGCAGCTAATCCGTAGAGAAAAATACATATCCGAAGAACGGGCCAAATTTTTCTTCCGGCAGTTGATCAATGCCGTCGAGTACATCCACGGCATGGGTGTTGTTCATCGAGACATCAAGTGTGAAAATATAGTTTTCGATGGAAATTTCACACTGAAGCTGATCGACTTTGGATTCGCCCGAGGGAACATGCATCCGGTGTTTGCCGGAGGCAAAATCAAACCAGTTCTGTCAAAAACCTTCTGTGGCAGCTATGCTTACGCTAGTCCTGAGATTTTGAAGTCAATCCCTTATCAGCCCCAGTTGTCTGATATTTGGGCCACCGGAGTCGTGCTTTATACCATGGGCGTTGGACGACTGCCCTTCAGCAATGAAACCAACGTTAAGCTTTTAATTAAG CAAATTATGGCAGGACCCAAGTTTCCAAAAGATCGACCGGTGAGCGACGAGTACAAAGAAATTATCACCAAAATTCTTCGACCAGCTTGCACCAGGATATCGATTGAAGAAATGCGCCGTTTGCGGTGGCTGGCCGAACCAGATTCAGGATATGACGATTCGGGAAACGAGAAAAGATTTGAGAAAAGGCTTAAACTGGATCAGCCATCCGATTGCAGTAATGCATCCAGTGCAATGGCCGTCCAATCTTCGTGTAGTCCTCCGCAAGTAGTTGGAGCCGAAAAACCCCACGGCAGCCAACTTCAGTGTACACCACCGTTAGGTGTACAGACCAGAAAAAGAGGTTCCCCTACCAACTAA